The following are from one region of the Amycolatopsis sp. QT-25 genome:
- a CDS encoding acyl-CoA synthetase — MPDRLFSALASGSAKEALRFGDTSLTYTDLAAVAGTLARDLPSGRVAVWATPTVHTSIAVVAALLAGVPAIPLNPKIGERELAHILADSEPGLVLAEPGAGLPAGLDGLPRRDIPLEGVPADLPAEPDEEAPALIVYTSGTTGPPKGVVLPRRAISTTLDALEDAWAWTAEDVLVHGLPLFHVHGLILGVLGPLRRGGSVRHLGRFSTEGVARELAAGATMLFGVPTMYHRIAGEVGEDPSLAEALSSARLLVSGSAALPVHDHQRITAATGRRVIERYGMTETLMNTSIRADGDQVPGTVGVPLRGVDLRLVDEAGRPVEEIETVGEIQVRGPNLFTEYLNRPDATEAAFDDGWFRTGDVATRDAAGYVKIVGRKATDLIKSGGYKIGAGEIENALMEHPGVAEVAVTGEPDDDLGERIVAWVVPAGEPPTESELADHVSRLLSPHKRPRVVCYLEALPRNDMGKVMKRALG, encoded by the coding sequence GTGCCCGATCGGTTGTTCTCCGCGCTGGCGAGCGGCTCCGCCAAGGAGGCGCTCCGCTTCGGCGACACCTCCCTGACCTACACCGATCTCGCGGCCGTCGCCGGCACGCTCGCCCGCGACCTGCCGAGCGGCCGCGTCGCCGTCTGGGCGACACCGACGGTGCACACCAGCATCGCCGTGGTCGCCGCGCTGCTCGCCGGCGTCCCCGCCATCCCGCTCAACCCGAAGATCGGCGAGCGCGAACTCGCGCACATCCTCGCCGACAGCGAGCCCGGCCTCGTGCTGGCCGAACCGGGCGCCGGCCTGCCCGCAGGTCTCGACGGTCTGCCGCGCCGCGACATCCCCCTCGAAGGCGTCCCTGCCGATCTCCCCGCGGAGCCGGACGAAGAAGCCCCGGCTCTCATCGTCTACACCTCGGGCACCACCGGCCCGCCCAAGGGCGTCGTCCTCCCCCGCCGCGCGATCTCGACCACCCTCGACGCGCTCGAGGACGCCTGGGCGTGGACCGCTGAAGACGTCCTGGTGCACGGTCTCCCGCTGTTCCACGTGCACGGTCTGATCCTCGGCGTTCTCGGACCGCTCCGGCGCGGTGGCTCTGTCCGGCATCTCGGCCGGTTCTCCACCGAAGGCGTCGCACGCGAACTCGCCGCCGGCGCGACGATGCTGTTCGGCGTCCCGACCATGTACCACCGCATCGCGGGCGAAGTCGGCGAAGACCCGTCGCTCGCCGAGGCCCTGAGCAGCGCCCGGTTGCTCGTCTCCGGATCGGCCGCGCTGCCCGTCCACGACCACCAACGCATCACCGCGGCGACCGGACGGCGCGTGATCGAGCGCTACGGCATGACCGAGACCCTCATGAACACCAGCATCCGCGCCGACGGCGACCAGGTCCCCGGCACTGTCGGCGTCCCGCTGCGCGGCGTCGATCTGCGGCTCGTCGACGAAGCGGGAAGGCCCGTCGAGGAGATCGAGACCGTCGGTGAGATCCAGGTCCGGGGACCCAACCTGTTCACCGAGTACCTCAACCGCCCCGACGCGACCGAAGCCGCCTTCGACGACGGCTGGTTCCGCACCGGTGACGTGGCGACCCGCGACGCGGCCGGATACGTGAAGATCGTCGGCCGGAAGGCGACGGATCTGATCAAGAGCGGCGGCTACAAGATCGGCGCGGGCGAGATCGAGAACGCCCTCATGGAGCATCCCGGCGTCGCGGAGGTCGCGGTGACCGGCGAGCCCGACGACGACCTCGGTGAACGCATCGTGGCCTGGGTGGTGCCGGCCGGTGAGCCCCCGACCGAGTCGGAACTCGCCGACCATGTCTCGCGCCTGTTGTCGCCGCACAAACGACCTCGGGTCGTCTGCTATCTGGAAGCGTTGCCGCGCAACGACATGGGCAAGGTCATGAAGCGAGCGCTCGGATGA
- a CDS encoding IS5 family transposase (programmed frameshift) has protein sequence MSRRLVPDELWALAEPLIPEHGVRPQGGGPARVDDRAVFTAIVFVLTSGCAWRYLPPSFGVTVPTAHRRFTEWTKAGLWPRLHRVVLDELGGRGMIDWSRAVCDGASVRAKKGGSMTGPNPVDRGKSGSKIHVLSDRAGLPLSVAVSAANTNDSYALKPLVMAVPAIRSRRGPRRRKPGKLHADKAYDQVELRRWVSGRGIKVRIARKGIESSRKLGQHRWVIERSIAWLFGYHRLATRYDRYANHFCAFLTLAATLTCFKKITY, from the exons TTGTCTCGGCGGCTGGTGCCGGATGAGTTATGGGCGCTGGCGGAGCCGCTGATTCCGGAGCATGGGGTTCGCCCGCAGGGCGGTGGACCGGCGCGAGTGGACGACCGGGCGGTGTTCACGGCGATCGTGTTCGTGCTGACCAGCGGTTGCGCGTGGCGGTATCTGCCGCCGTCGTTCGGTGTCACCGTGCCGACCGCGCATCGGCGGTTCACCGAATGGACCAAGGCGGGCCTGTGGCCCCGGCTGCATCGCGTGGTCCTGGATGAACTCGGTGGCCGGGGCATGATCGACTGGTCTCGGGCGGTCTGTGACGGTGCGTCTGTCAGAGCCAAAAAAG GGGGATCCATGACCGGCCCGAACCCGGTCGATCGCGGCAAGAGTGGCTCGAAGATCCATGTTCTGTCCGACCGGGCCGGGCTACCCCTGTCGGTGGCGGTGTCGGCGGCCAACACCAACGACTCCTACGCCCTCAAGCCGCTGGTGATGGCCGTCCCAGCGATCAGATCCCGACGCGGCCCTCGCCGGCGCAAACCAGGGAAGCTGCACGCCGACAAGGCCTACGACCAGGTCGAATTGCGAAGGTGGGTCAGCGGACGCGGCATCAAGGTCCGGATCGCCCGCAAAGGCATCGAGTCGAGCAGGAAACTCGGTCAACACCGCTGGGTCATCGAACGATCCATCGCCTGGCTCTTCGGCTACCACCGGCTCGCCACCCGATACGACCGCTACGCCAACCACTTCTGCGCCTTCCTCACCCTCGCCGCCACCCTCACTTGCTTCAAGAAGATCACCTACTGA
- the tsaB gene encoding tRNA (adenosine(37)-N6)-threonylcarbamoyltransferase complex dimerization subunit type 1 TsaB, whose amino-acid sequence MLVLAIDTSTPAVTAGLVALDGDALESRGDRLTVDPRAHGELITPHALEAVKAAGVTLRDLDAIVCGVGPGPFTGLRAGMATAASLAHALGIPAHPVCGLDAIAADVAPGEAPFLVLTDARRREVYWAAYAADGSRTDGPHVQRPAELETTIEVAAGDGALLYADALGVRPIEPRFPSPLGLVKAAREDFGKEPAPLTPLYLRRPDAVEPAARKKVTTP is encoded by the coding sequence GTGCTGGTACTGGCCATCGACACCTCGACCCCGGCGGTCACCGCGGGCCTCGTCGCCCTGGACGGCGACGCCCTCGAGTCACGCGGCGACCGCCTCACGGTCGACCCGCGCGCGCACGGCGAGCTGATCACGCCCCACGCCCTCGAAGCCGTCAAGGCCGCGGGCGTCACACTCCGCGACCTCGACGCCATCGTCTGCGGCGTCGGCCCCGGCCCCTTCACCGGCCTCCGCGCCGGGATGGCCACCGCCGCGTCGCTCGCCCACGCCCTCGGCATCCCCGCCCACCCGGTTTGCGGTCTCGACGCGATCGCCGCCGACGTCGCCCCCGGCGAAGCGCCCTTCCTCGTCCTCACCGACGCGAGGCGCCGCGAGGTCTACTGGGCCGCGTACGCCGCTGACGGCTCCCGCACCGACGGGCCACACGTTCAGCGTCCCGCCGAACTCGAGACCACCATCGAGGTCGCGGCGGGCGACGGCGCCCTTCTCTACGCGGACGCCCTCGGTGTCCGGCCGATCGAGCCGCGCTTCCCGTCACCCCTCGGGCTGGTCAAGGCCGCCCGTGAGGATTTCGGCAAAGAGCCCGCCCCGCTCACCCCGCTCTACCTGCGCCGCCCGGACGCCGTCGAGCCGGCCGCGCGCAAGAAGGTGACCACGCCGTGA
- the rimI gene encoding ribosomal protein S18-alanine N-acetyltransferase, whose amino-acid sequence MRLEPLRRKDIPRCVEIEKILFPGDSPWTAYAFHAELDAGGHYLVARPEESDEVLGYAGLAVVGRRGDYETSIHTIGVDPDHQRKGIGTALLKALLVRADELAAPVFLEVRTDNDAAITLYERHGFERIGLRKRYYQPSGADAYTMARPRAQVRDEVAG is encoded by the coding sequence GTGAGGCTGGAACCCTTACGCCGCAAGGACATCCCCCGCTGTGTCGAGATAGAGAAAATCCTCTTCCCCGGTGATTCGCCGTGGACCGCCTACGCCTTCCACGCCGAACTGGACGCCGGCGGCCACTATCTCGTCGCCCGTCCGGAGGAAAGCGACGAGGTCCTCGGCTACGCCGGGCTCGCCGTCGTCGGCCGCCGCGGTGACTACGAGACGAGCATCCACACGATCGGCGTCGATCCCGATCATCAGCGCAAGGGCATCGGCACCGCGCTGCTGAAGGCGCTCCTCGTTCGCGCGGACGAGCTCGCCGCGCCGGTGTTCCTCGAGGTCCGCACCGACAACGACGCGGCGATCACGCTCTACGAGCGGCACGGTTTCGAACGTATCGGCCTCCGGAAGCGCTACTACCAGCCTTCCGGCGCCGACGCCTACACGATGGCCCGCCCGCGGGCCCAGGTCCGAGACGAGGTGGCGGGCTGA
- the tsaD gene encoding tRNA (adenosine(37)-N6)-threonylcarbamoyltransferase complex transferase subunit TsaD, producing the protein MPRIIMGIESSCDETGVGLVRLHDDDTVELLADEVASSVDQHARFGGVVPEVASRAHLEAMVPTVERAFDKAGLKLSDVDAIAVTAGPGLAGALLVGVAAAKAYAAALDIPLYGVNHLAGHIAVDTLQHGPLPDRCLALLVSGGHTQLLLVDDIASGITELGSTVDDAAGEAYDKVARVLGLPYPGGPPIDKAAKNGDGAAIAFPRGMTGPRDAEFDFSFSGLKTAVARWVEGAERRGEEIPVDDVAASFQEAVADVLTRKAIRAAKEHGVDTLVISGGVAANSRLSELAAERCAEAGITLRVPRPRLCTDNGAMIAALGAHVVAAGRPPSSLDFSANPALPVRIVSI; encoded by the coding sequence ATGCCGCGCATCATCATGGGCATCGAGAGTTCATGCGACGAGACCGGCGTCGGCCTCGTCCGCCTGCACGACGACGACACGGTCGAACTCCTCGCCGACGAGGTCGCCTCCAGCGTCGACCAGCACGCCCGGTTCGGCGGTGTCGTGCCCGAGGTCGCCAGCCGCGCGCACCTGGAGGCGATGGTCCCGACGGTCGAGCGGGCGTTCGACAAGGCCGGGCTGAAACTGTCCGATGTGGACGCCATCGCGGTCACCGCCGGACCCGGTCTCGCCGGCGCGCTCCTGGTCGGCGTCGCCGCGGCCAAGGCGTACGCCGCCGCGCTCGACATCCCGCTCTACGGCGTCAACCATCTGGCCGGGCACATCGCCGTCGACACGCTTCAGCACGGGCCGCTGCCCGACCGTTGCCTCGCCCTGCTCGTTTCGGGTGGGCACACGCAATTGCTTCTGGTGGACGACATCGCGTCCGGGATCACCGAACTCGGGTCCACTGTGGATGACGCGGCGGGGGAGGCCTACGACAAGGTCGCCCGCGTCCTCGGCCTGCCGTACCCCGGCGGCCCGCCCATCGACAAGGCCGCCAAGAACGGTGACGGCGCGGCCATCGCGTTCCCCCGGGGAATGACCGGTCCGCGTGACGCCGAATTCGATTTCTCCTTCTCCGGCCTGAAAACCGCGGTCGCGCGCTGGGTCGAAGGCGCCGAGCGCCGTGGCGAAGAGATCCCCGTCGACGACGTCGCGGCGTCGTTCCAGGAAGCCGTCGCCGACGTGCTGACCAGGAAGGCGATCCGCGCGGCCAAGGAACACGGAGTGGACACGTTGGTGATTTCCGGTGGAGTGGCGGCGAATTCACGGCTGTCCGAACTCGCCGCCGAACGCTGCGCCGAGGCCGGGATCACCCTGCGCGTCCCGCGGCCGCGGCTGTGCACGGACAACGGCGCGATGATCGCGGCGCTCGGCGCCCACGTGGTCGCGGCCGGACGTCCGCCGTCCTCGCTCGACTTCTCCGCCAATCCGGCGCTGCCGGTGCGGATCGTCTCGATCTAG
- the wecB gene encoding UDP-N-acetylglucosamine 2-epimerase (non-hydrolyzing), which yields MDVMLLAGTRPEAVKLAPLALALAEHPHLRPFVVHSGQHQGMVEQALIPFGLPVDAWLDLPPRTSGTQAELVSGVLPALDELLRRVTPAAVVVQGDTTTGLAGALAAFWLGIPVVHLEAGLRTHDLTAPFPEEGTRQMISRIAALHLAPTPGAAAALREEGVPRRRIAVTGNTVVDAVIAIAERDLPARDTALALLEMEIAEAGERLVLVTSHRRESWGEPLSRTLAAIELIVAEHSDVQVLFPVHPNPAVREQVVTALGGTPRVTITEPLEYPDLVRALRLAELVLTDSGGIQEEAPTFGTPVLVLRDVTERREAIEAGCAWLVGTDTGLIADTAAKILRGDLHPTHVGNPYGDGNAAALSVAALEELLDLAPAPRAGAESR from the coding sequence GTGGATGTGATGTTGCTGGCCGGGACCCGCCCGGAGGCGGTCAAGCTCGCACCGCTGGCACTGGCCCTGGCGGAACACCCGCACCTACGGCCCTTCGTCGTCCACAGTGGACAGCATCAGGGCATGGTCGAACAGGCGCTGATCCCGTTCGGCCTGCCGGTCGACGCCTGGCTCGACCTCCCGCCGCGGACCAGCGGCACCCAGGCGGAACTCGTTTCCGGGGTGCTTCCCGCGCTCGACGAGCTGCTGCGGCGGGTCACGCCCGCGGCCGTCGTCGTCCAAGGTGACACGACGACGGGACTGGCGGGCGCGCTCGCCGCGTTCTGGCTCGGCATCCCGGTCGTGCACCTGGAGGCGGGACTGCGCACGCACGACCTCACCGCGCCGTTCCCCGAAGAGGGCACACGGCAGATGATCTCGCGCATCGCCGCCCTGCACCTCGCGCCGACGCCGGGTGCCGCGGCCGCACTGCGCGAGGAAGGGGTGCCGCGCCGGCGGATCGCCGTCACCGGCAACACCGTCGTCGACGCCGTGATCGCGATCGCCGAGCGTGATCTCCCGGCGAGGGACACCGCGCTCGCGTTGCTGGAGATGGAGATCGCGGAAGCGGGCGAACGCCTCGTCCTCGTGACCTCGCACCGGCGCGAGTCCTGGGGCGAACCGCTGAGCCGCACCCTCGCGGCCATCGAACTGATCGTCGCGGAGCACAGCGACGTCCAGGTGCTGTTCCCGGTGCACCCCAATCCGGCCGTGCGGGAGCAGGTCGTGACCGCGCTCGGCGGGACGCCGCGGGTGACGATCACCGAACCGCTCGAGTATCCCGATCTCGTGCGGGCGCTGCGGCTCGCCGAGCTCGTCCTGACCGATTCCGGTGGTATCCAAGAAGAAGCGCCGACCTTCGGCACTCCCGTGCTCGTGCTCCGCGACGTCACCGAAAGGCGCGAAGCCATCGAGGCGGGCTGCGCCTGGCTCGTCGGGACGGACACCGGCCTCATCGCCGACACCGCGGCGAAGATCCTGCGTGGCGATCTCCACCCGACGCACGTCGGAAACCCTTACGGTGACGGCAATGCCGCCGCGTTGTCGGTGGCAGCGCTGGAGGAACTGCTCGACCTCGCCCCGGCACCGCGCGCGGGCGCCGAATCGCGCTAG
- a CDS encoding peptidase, whose protein sequence is MYKLPGAGVGVAGGGVGALAATGADIGWWLAVGVILLVLGTIAVIAGYRRTKRLGEPGS, encoded by the coding sequence ATGTACAAGTTGCCTGGCGCCGGAGTCGGCGTCGCCGGTGGCGGGGTGGGTGCCCTCGCCGCCACCGGGGCCGATATCGGCTGGTGGCTGGCCGTCGGGGTGATCCTGCTGGTCCTCGGAACCATCGCGGTCATCGCCGGCTACCGCCGCACGAAACGGCTCGGCGAACCGGGGAGCTGA
- a CDS encoding choice-of-anchor P family protein, producing MKNTHLLRRGGLLAAVVASVALAGAAPASAAPGDGSAYGVKVDVKLLGRDAVQAGPLAEAKTSGPNANSLAKVDLTGVLTAGAVNTEAKRDDNSGAVTAKAGTADVGLPLLKGALGDVRIKVVEATCTATQKGVQGATKLVGANLGSAGMADSTPAPNTQIKVGLGTVNVATIILNEQIKNSDGSLTVNAIHVKLLGAALTPLGSGDVIVSSATCGPAGLPVPLASGAGLWIGVGLLGAVAVPVGIRVVRNRRPATTA from the coding sequence TTGAAGAACACGCATCTCTTGCGACGAGGCGGATTGCTCGCCGCTGTGGTGGCGAGCGTGGCTCTCGCCGGTGCGGCACCCGCCTCGGCGGCCCCCGGTGACGGCTCCGCGTATGGCGTCAAGGTCGATGTGAAGCTCCTCGGCCGCGACGCGGTGCAGGCCGGGCCGCTCGCCGAGGCGAAGACGTCCGGGCCGAACGCCAACAGCCTCGCGAAGGTCGACCTCACCGGTGTGCTCACCGCGGGCGCCGTCAACACCGAGGCCAAACGCGACGACAACTCCGGTGCGGTGACGGCGAAGGCCGGCACCGCCGATGTCGGCCTGCCGCTGCTCAAGGGCGCGCTCGGTGACGTCCGCATCAAGGTCGTCGAAGCCACCTGCACCGCGACCCAGAAGGGCGTACAGGGCGCCACGAAACTCGTCGGTGCGAACCTCGGCAGCGCGGGGATGGCCGATTCGACGCCCGCGCCGAACACGCAGATCAAAGTCGGCCTCGGCACCGTCAACGTCGCGACGATCATCCTGAACGAACAGATCAAGAACAGCGACGGCAGCCTCACGGTCAACGCCATCCACGTGAAGCTGCTCGGCGCTGCCCTCACCCCGCTCGGTTCCGGCGACGTGATCGTCTCGTCGGCCACCTGCGGTCCGGCCGGCCTGCCCGTACCGCTCGCCTCGGGCGCGGGGCTGTGGATCGGTGTCGGCCTGCTCGGCGCCGTCGCCGTCCCGGTCGGTATCCGCGTCGTGCGCAACCGGCGTCCGGCGACCACTGCCTGA
- the xrtP gene encoding exosortase P produces the protein MAMLAVIAVAVGLVLAERLYRVFEVQLSGLILRVITTSGVFVAGERETVYFGLSGDTPLGLRMTPECSSAFMLLPLLLVTAVMVYFRPGNAKRLFSSLAISVIVVVLVNQMRVLAIVGLVHLMGIDEGYYWGHTLLGSMVSVIGGAIALVLFVWLSTRKPRAERGTV, from the coding sequence ATGGCGATGCTGGCGGTGATCGCCGTCGCCGTCGGCCTGGTGCTGGCCGAACGCCTGTACCGGGTGTTCGAAGTGCAGCTTTCCGGCCTGATACTGAGAGTTATCACCACATCGGGTGTCTTCGTCGCCGGTGAACGCGAGACTGTCTACTTTGGGTTGTCCGGTGATACTCCACTCGGGTTGAGAATGACGCCGGAATGCTCTTCGGCATTCATGTTGCTGCCTCTGTTGCTGGTGACCGCCGTCATGGTGTATTTCCGTCCCGGAAATGCGAAGAGGCTGTTCTCTTCGCTGGCGATTTCCGTGATCGTCGTCGTTCTTGTCAATCAGATGAGGGTTTTGGCGATCGTGGGGCTCGTGCACCTGATGGGTATCGACGAAGGTTATTACTGGGGTCACACTCTGCTCGGCTCGATGGTCAGTGTCATCGGCGGCGCGATCGCTCTCGTACTGTTCGTCTGGCTGAGCACACGCAAGCCCCGGGCCGAGCGCGGGACCGTCTGA
- a CDS encoding glycosyltransferase: MGGGSIKILLAITQAFALTMSVAFIVYVVVIVVPYLRRKPAPVGDAADFTWHFFVPCRDEQTVIRETVRYLRSTFRHAHVWVVDDDSEDRTARVVKSIWRRNGGYDPYLHLVPRRRPEARTGKGDALNAAYQALNDWMGPDASRDDAVVVVVDADGRPAENCLEVCAADHLFGDETIGAVQLDVWMGNAGTRPPGKNWFSRAFGLKLAQMQDLEFRTAIAAIQTSRGFTGTISMGGNGQFTRLSALDSIAGEDEQPWRGSLLEDFELGVHLLTAGWRTGYTPDSHVKQEGLYSLRRFLVQRTRWGQGTMQCSRYLRRIWDSPHVSTLGAAEMMYYLAQPWMQLLGSLLYPIPFILLLVTTAGDPARMWTWFADDGAWILFAIYGSFGLLPFVVWGPIYEFRCRKSRNPLRGLGMGFAYALYIYTFYITSWRALFRLVRGRNGWSKTRRNTEHAPGVKVALDS; this comes from the coding sequence ATGGGCGGCGGCTCGATCAAGATCCTGCTCGCGATCACGCAGGCTTTCGCCCTCACCATGAGCGTCGCCTTCATCGTGTACGTGGTCGTGATCGTCGTGCCGTACCTGCGGCGCAAACCCGCGCCCGTCGGGGACGCCGCCGACTTCACCTGGCATTTCTTCGTCCCGTGCCGGGACGAGCAGACCGTCATCCGGGAAACGGTGCGGTACCTGCGTTCGACGTTCCGGCACGCGCACGTCTGGGTCGTCGACGACGACTCCGAGGACCGAACCGCCCGCGTGGTCAAGTCGATCTGGCGGCGCAACGGCGGCTACGACCCGTACCTGCACCTCGTTCCCCGGCGCCGTCCGGAGGCGAGGACGGGCAAAGGGGACGCGCTCAACGCCGCCTATCAGGCGCTCAACGACTGGATGGGCCCGGACGCGAGCCGTGACGACGCGGTCGTCGTGGTCGTCGACGCGGACGGCCGTCCGGCGGAGAACTGCCTCGAAGTGTGCGCCGCGGATCATCTCTTCGGCGACGAGACGATCGGCGCGGTGCAACTCGACGTCTGGATGGGCAACGCCGGCACCCGCCCGCCGGGGAAGAACTGGTTCTCGCGGGCCTTCGGACTGAAGCTGGCCCAGATGCAGGACCTCGAGTTCCGTACGGCCATCGCGGCGATCCAGACCTCGCGCGGCTTCACCGGCACGATCTCCATGGGCGGCAACGGTCAGTTCACGCGACTGTCCGCATTGGACTCGATCGCGGGCGAGGACGAGCAGCCGTGGCGCGGTTCGCTGCTGGAGGACTTCGAGCTCGGCGTGCACCTGCTGACCGCGGGCTGGCGGACCGGGTACACGCCGGATTCCCACGTGAAGCAGGAAGGCCTGTACAGCCTGCGGCGATTTCTGGTGCAGCGCACCCGCTGGGGCCAGGGCACGATGCAATGCTCGCGGTATCTCCGGCGCATCTGGGACTCGCCGCATGTGAGCACGCTGGGCGCGGCGGAGATGATGTACTACCTCGCGCAGCCGTGGATGCAGTTGCTCGGCTCGTTGCTGTACCCGATCCCGTTCATCCTGCTCCTGGTCACCACGGCGGGCGATCCGGCGCGGATGTGGACCTGGTTCGCCGACGACGGCGCGTGGATCCTGTTCGCCATCTACGGTTCGTTCGGGCTGCTGCCGTTCGTCGTGTGGGGCCCGATCTATGAGTTCAGATGCCGGAAGAGCCGTAATCCGCTGCGCGGGCTCGGGATGGGCTTCGCCTACGCGCTGTACATCTACACGTTCTACATCACGTCGTGGCGGGCGCTGTTCCGGCTGGTGCGCGGCCGTAACGGCTGGTCCAAGACGCGGCGGAACACCGAGCACGCCCCCGGGGTCAAGGTCGCGCTGGACTCCTGA
- a CDS encoding N-acetylmuramoyl-L-alanine amidase, which yields MPRPFRPVALEPLRRRSRRTAGLAVLALAAGLLAAVPAEAAAADQQRQRDFAAAAREFGVPENVLLGVSFLESRWDFNAGTPSTSAGYGPMHLTDLREAGTGTHHDEGEEDPRGDDARRAKLPATPAPKPPPPGLQTIDEAATLIGRDVATLRTDTTQNIRGGAALLAKYQRETGDWKAAVARYSGAKDAAGAQSFADEVFDTISKGVSRTTDDGQKVTLTATPTSPARVRTENPETENPKAENPKTECPRTVSCLSVPAPYQELPDNDYGNHDKADRPKSQRVEYIIIHDTEGYWDTAMDLVTDPTYVSWHYTIRSSDGQIAQHVPTKDVAWHAGNWYVNAKSVGIEHEGFAAKGTWYTEAMYRTSAKLVGHLARKYDIPLDRAHILGHDNVPGTLPSTIKGMHWDPGPYWDWAHYFDLMGAPLSGFGRPGSPLVTITPDFATNQPAFTGCETAGKPCPVRGSGSVVLRSEPTDSAPLLKDVGLRPDGSASTMAVSDIGSRAETGQRYVVAERRDGWTAIWYLGQKGWFRDQRTTSPAFGLVVTPKPGLATVPVFGRAYPEAEAYPANVPVQQVVPLPYTFAAGQRYSLGNLLGSEYYSATTFDPANHVVVKGRTKYVQIQFGHRIAFVKADDVRILPAA from the coding sequence ATGCCGCGTCCCTTCCGTCCTGTTGCCCTCGAACCGCTCCGGCGCCGGTCCAGACGAACCGCCGGACTCGCGGTCCTCGCCCTCGCCGCCGGACTTCTCGCCGCCGTCCCCGCCGAAGCCGCCGCCGCCGATCAACAACGTCAGCGGGACTTCGCGGCCGCCGCGCGGGAATTCGGCGTTCCCGAGAACGTCCTGCTCGGCGTCTCGTTCCTGGAGTCGCGCTGGGACTTCAACGCCGGCACCCCGAGCACGTCCGCCGGATACGGCCCGATGCACCTGACCGACCTGCGCGAAGCGGGCACAGGCACGCACCACGACGAAGGCGAGGAGGATCCACGCGGAGACGACGCCCGCCGCGCGAAGCTTCCGGCGACACCGGCCCCGAAGCCCCCTCCCCCCGGTCTCCAGACCATCGACGAAGCGGCCACGCTGATCGGGCGAGACGTCGCGACGCTGCGCACGGACACCACCCAGAACATCCGCGGTGGCGCCGCTCTGCTGGCGAAATACCAGCGTGAAACCGGCGACTGGAAAGCCGCCGTCGCGCGCTACAGCGGCGCGAAGGACGCCGCGGGAGCGCAGTCCTTCGCCGACGAAGTCTTCGACACCATCTCCAAGGGCGTCAGCCGGACGACCGACGACGGCCAGAAAGTCACCCTCACCGCGACCCCGACGAGCCCCGCCCGCGTCCGGACCGAGAACCCGGAGACCGAAAACCCCAAGGCGGAAAACCCTAAGACAGAGTGCCCGAGGACGGTCTCGTGTCTTTCGGTGCCGGCGCCGTACCAGGAATTGCCGGACAACGACTACGGCAACCACGACAAGGCGGACCGGCCGAAGAGCCAAAGGGTCGAATACATCATCATCCACGACACCGAGGGCTACTGGGACACGGCGATGGACCTGGTCACCGACCCGACGTACGTGAGCTGGCACTACACGATCCGCTCGTCCGACGGCCAGATCGCGCAGCACGTGCCGACCAAGGACGTCGCGTGGCACGCGGGCAACTGGTACGTCAACGCGAAGTCCGTCGGCATCGAGCACGAGGGCTTCGCCGCGAAGGGCACTTGGTACACGGAGGCGATGTACCGCACCTCCGCGAAGCTCGTCGGCCACCTCGCGCGGAAGTACGACATCCCGCTCGACCGCGCGCACATCCTCGGCCACGACAACGTCCCTGGCACGCTCCCCTCGACCATCAAGGGCATGCACTGGGATCCGGGCCCGTACTGGGACTGGGCGCACTACTTCGACCTGATGGGCGCGCCGCTGTCCGGCTTCGGCCGCCCCGGTTCGCCGCTGGTGACCATCACGCCGGACTTCGCCACGAACCAGCCCGCGTTCACCGGCTGCGAGACCGCCGGAAAGCCTTGCCCGGTAAGGGGTTCCGGTTCAGTCGTGCTGCGCAGCGAGCCCACCGACTCGGCGCCGTTGCTCAAGGACGTCGGCCTGCGTCCGGACGGTTCGGCGAGCACGATGGCCGTTTCCGACATCGGCAGCCGGGCGGAGACCGGGCAGCGGTACGTGGTCGCGGAGCGGCGTGACGGCTGGACGGCGATCTGGTATCTGGGCCAGAAGGGCTGGTTCCGCGACCAGCGCACGACGAGCCCGGCGTTCGGCCTGGTCGTCACGCCGAAGCCCGGGCTGGCGACCGTACCGGTCTTCGGGCGCGCGTATCCCGAGGCGGAGGCGTACCCGGCGAACGTGCCGGTACAGCAGGTCGTCCCGCTGCCGTACACGTTCGCGGCCGGGCAGCGGTACTCGCTCGGCAACCTGCTCGGCTCCGAGTACTACTCGGCGACGACGTTCGACCCGGCGAATCACGTGGTCGTCAAGGGCAGGACGAAGTACGTGCAGATCCAGTTCGGACACCGGATCGCCTTCGTGAAGGCGGACGACGTCCGGATCCTGCCCGCCGCCTGA